The nucleotide window GTATGATTATTTATTTATTCTCTCTTTTGCCTACATATACATCTCATGCATCGACAAGTTGGTGCTCTCAAACATTCCAAAGAATAGTGGATATGAGAAGTTCTCTTACCAAGGAGGGGAACATACTATTCTCGATGAGGGCCTGTAAGATATCAAATCTCTGAGTGGATGGCACCGCTGAAATAACCTGATAGGATTTATAGTGAACACATGTACATGTTAAAAAAAAGGGACAGTGCCACAGTAGACTACAGACTACAGAGGGTTATGCAAAATTTGAATACAACCAATTTTGCTGTATTACTATGTCATGAGCACAAAATGGCAACAATTAAATTTTCATATTTATTCCACAAGAAATTACATGAAATGAATTTATGATCTATTGTGAACGAAAAATAATGAAAACAGAAGCTTGGCAGACTAAATAATATTCTCTTTGCACACACAATGTGAATTTTAAGATACATACCCTTTTCAGGGCAGAAAAGGCTTTCTTCCGCATCAACGTATCTGGGGCAGCTATCATGACTCTTTCAATGGCCTGTGGAAATACTTATAATGTTAATACAATATTTGCGAATATATCAACTCATCTCTAAGAAAGTGCAAACATTACCTTGAGTGTGGCAAAAATTTGAGTGGAATATGGGAAATCTACATGATCGTTGGTTTCCTCACTACACTTATCATCAACTAGAGTCAACAATAAGTCCAGACTGTGAGATTTGATTGCCCATGAGTAATTAACTGAAGACAAGACGTATCTAAACATGTTAATTGCTTCCCATTTCCTAATACAATTGTCTTGAACTTCTTTCAGAGCTGATTCAAACTCTGCTCCAGCATATTTTGACATGTCATCATGCATAGATGTCCACACAACTGTAAGAGAGCTCAAGAATGTGACCAAACAGCTTCTAAATAATAGTGGAAGTGATGTGATAGGAAAGATTATCAAACCTACAAGACTTGCACCGTCCATAGCAGAAGAAAAGCAGTCCAGAAAATTGTCGTCCTCTTCTACATCATTTCACAGACATATGCATCAGTTAGCAATGAAGCAAACATAATATACAACTATTCCAAGGAACCAGAAAAATGGGAATAATTTGGATGAGTCACCTTTAGAAAGCTTAGTGGTGGCTGAGGTCACATCATTACCAGTTAAAAGACCCAAATAGGTGAAGCCGCAAAACATAAGAAATTTAGAATATTGAAGAACAACTGAACCACAAGTAGATAGAATATTCTGATGTTTGCTTTCTGATGATACAAGAGCCTGCAAAAGAGCCTTGTATATCAAAGTGATGAACATACATGGATATTCTAGAAATAACATCCATTTTGTACTCACTATGTTTTGAAGGGCGTATAGACCAAGTATAGAACATAACTCTTCCTTCCTGTGGTTTACCTTTTAGTGAACAAAAAAAAACTCAGAATCAATAGAACAAATGAGATGGTCAACAGAATTGTATTTAAATCAACAAACCATTGTTTTGCACATTTCTTGTATAGCATTGCCAATACGGAGGGCTGCACTGAACAGATCAACAGTACTCATTCTATGTTCCCCATCATATTCTGATAAATTAGCATGCATAACTCGAAGGATGGCAGGAAGTACGACCTTTACTTGCTCAATATGTCTCCTCTGAATCAAAGTAAGCGCTAGTCGAAAGAACAATTAGCtatcaagaactcaaatccataTGATGTTAATCAGTAAAAAAAATAGACGGCAGGTGTGCAACATATCTCtagcatgtactccctccattcctgaAAAGTAGGCATAATTTTCTTTTGTCAAAATTCCTGGAAAGAAGGAGCAAGGGTAGTTTAGCACTAGGCCTCCCAAAAATACCCCTTCTCTATAATTTGTGCACTGGTGGACTAAACAATGGATGTAATTATCACTGCTCGTCAATCAGCCGTACATGGCCATGGTTCGATGAGGAGACGCTAAGTGTCCAGCCAGGATAATCTACAAATGATCTTGCTCATTAATGAGGGCTAGGTAAGATGGGAAACAATTCAGATGCACAGCACCTCCATGATCTTAGCAAAACAAAAAATTACGCCTTGTTCCTAGAGTGGAGGGAGTATATATCTAACCTATCCTATGTACAGACAGAATGTAAGGAGGGTATCAGGCTGAAGTTTCAAGGCAAGAAACTGTTGCCAATTAGCAGAACAAATAATTAATGTGGAATCTGTAGAAGTGTTAATATAAGATAATGTACATACTGCTGGCAAGCCCATCTAGTAGAATAACAAGGTATGCTGATCCATTAAATGCCACTGGTGTATCTAATGCCTGCATCAACATAAAGGTAATAGTATGAACAAAATGGGTGAGCAGGTAACAGTAAAGAACTGAGCATCAGCTAGAGAGAAAGAAAAGGATGATGATATTAGCATTTTGAGAATATGAGAAGCTGCTTAAGAATGACTGGGTGCTAAAGCCCAGTGCACCAGATACTTCATAGATCTGGACACACAGCATCAATTCATAACCAAAGAGTTTAAAATTACCAGTGTCTCTTTAAGGAAAAGAAAAAACATATAAAGCAATCATCTCAGAGCCCAGGCAGGTATCAATCACATAAGTGCAGAAATCAGCATAGGCACAAAATTAAACACAGAATAGCTACGCCAAAATTTCACTCCCTTACAAAATCTACAGTCAGAACTTAGATTAAGTTTGTGCAGTGATGCTCCTActtatcccccccccccccccaaccttttacaaacatataatcttccattGAAAGAACATTTGGACATTAATAGA belongs to Triticum urartu cultivar G1812 chromosome 7, Tu2.1, whole genome shotgun sequence and includes:
- the LOC125518843 gene encoding aberrant root formation protein 4 isoform X2; amino-acid sequence: MARDEPSAAAVDVADGDSPSSSPTLTRLREALAVLSEAFESGDTASSDAAAAAVAEILSPSDADASAALSEQMLREVHAFLSRPSSNQMAIDALSLELPKPVAKLGARMGNCRDIARAIIEFFASNCSPRDMLCILCEALDTPVAFNGSAYLVILLDGLASTLTLIQRRHIEQVKVVLPAILRVMHANLSEYDGEHRMSTVDLFSAALRIGNAIQEMCKTMVNHRKEELCSILGLYALQNIALVSSESKHQNILSTCGSVVLQYSKFLMFCGFTYLGLLTGNDVTSATTKLSKEEDDNFLDCFSSAMDGASLVVVWTSMHDDMSKYAGAEFESALKEVQDNCIRKWEAINMFRYVLSSVNYSWAIKSHSLDLLLTLVDDKCSEETNDHVDFPYSTQIFATLKAIERVMIAAPDTLMRKKAFSALKRVISAVPSTQRFDILQALIENSMFPSLTAILLDLVKNEVSRESRRADQVNGSDRSQDAGGSPPWASQVLELVELILRPPEGGPPCLRDHSEEVLSALNLLRLILIIDSRGSRSAKMLRDEKIRAVYSEWLIPLRLIITGIQSELEKGGGEDENQMLCLLNPVQFVLHRCIELVEEKMKGL
- the LOC125518843 gene encoding aberrant root formation protein 4 isoform X1, yielding MARDEPSAAAVDVADGDSPSSSPTLTRLREALAVLSEAFESGDTASSDAAAAAVAEILSPSDADASAALSEQMLREVHAFLSRPSSNQMAIDALSLELPKPVAKLGARMGNCRDIARAIIEFFASNCSPRDMLCILCEALDTPVAFNGSAYLVILLDGLASTLTLIQRRHIEQVKVVLPAILRVMHANLSEYDGEHRMSTVDLFSAALRIGNAIQEMCKTMVNHRKEELCSILGLYALQNIALLQALVSSESKHQNILSTCGSVVLQYSKFLMFCGFTYLGLLTGNDVTSATTKLSKEEDDNFLDCFSSAMDGASLVVVWTSMHDDMSKYAGAEFESALKEVQDNCIRKWEAINMFRYVLSSVNYSWAIKSHSLDLLLTLVDDKCSEETNDHVDFPYSTQIFATLKAIERVMIAAPDTLMRKKAFSALKRVISAVPSTQRFDILQALIENSMFPSLTAILLDLVKNEVSRESRRADQVNGSDRSQDAGGSPPWASQVLELVELILRPPEGGPPCLRDHSEEVLSALNLLRLILIIDSRGSRSAKMLRDEKIRAVYSEWLIPLRLIITGIQSELEKGGGEDENQMLCLLNPVQFVLHRCIELVEEKMKGL
- the LOC125518843 gene encoding aberrant root formation protein 4 isoform X5, encoding MARDEPSAAAVDVADGDSPSSSPTLTRLREALAVLSEAFESGDTASSDAAAAAVAEILSPSDADASAALSEQMLREVHAFLSRPSSNQMAIDALSLELPKPVAKLGARMGNCRDIARAIIEFFASNCSPRDMLCILCEALDTPVAFNGSAYLVILLDGLASTLTLIQRRHIEQVKVVLPAILRVMHANLSEYDGEHRMSTVDLFSAALRIGNAIQEMCKTMVNHRKEELCSILGLYALQNIALLQALVSSESKHQNILSTCGSVVLQYSKFLMFCGFTYLGLLTGNDVTSATTKLSKEEDDNFLDCFSSAMDGASLVVVWTSMHDDMSKYAGAEFESALKEVQDNCIRKWEAINMFRYVLSSVNYSWAIKSHSLDLLLTLVDDKCSEETNDHVDFPYSTQIFATLKAIERVMIAAPDTLMRKKAFSALKRVISAVPSTQRFDILQALIENSMFPSLTAILLDLVKNEVSRESRRADQVNGSDRSQDAGGSPPWASQVLELVELILRPPEGGPPCLRDHSEEDRVPLRLVS